A section of the Myxocyprinus asiaticus isolate MX2 ecotype Aquarium Trade chromosome 22, UBuf_Myxa_2, whole genome shotgun sequence genome encodes:
- the LOC127412772 gene encoding homeobox protein Nkx-3.2-like, which translates to MAVRGTSLMPFSIQAILNRKEESRRLKDLDVCFSKRACWKILDEMDGPDRSDEREQKNYDSDSGLSEENDTKVPIDLKPEKDETDHESTAADHGKGLSDCVSDCNTVEEKSSDQPKQRKKRSRAAFSHAQVFELERRFNHQRYLSGPERADLAASLKLTETQVKIWFQNRRYKTKRRQMAADLLASAPAAKKVAVKVLVRDDRRQYSPGELLRPPLLSLQPHYYYPYTYCLPAWSPSSCTGTQ; encoded by the exons ATGGCTGTGCGCGGTACCTCTCTGATGCCGTTCTCCATTCAAGCCATTCTGAACAGGAAAGAAGAGTCTCGCCGTTTAAAGGATCTGGATGTGTGTTTCTCAAAACGTGCGTGTTGGAAAATCCTCGATGAAATGGACGGACCGGACCGGAGCGACGAGAGAGAGCAGAAGAACTATGACTCAGACTCCGGGTTGAGTGAAGAGAACGACACCAAAGTTCCAATCGATTTAAAGCCCGAAAAAGACGAAACGGATCACGAATCCACGGCGGCCGATCACGGCAAAGGCCTGAGCGACTGTGTGTCCG ATTGTAATACGGTTGAGGAGAAGAGCAGCGATCAGCCCAAGCAGCGGAAGAAGCGTTCCCGTGCAGCGTTCTCTCACGCGCAGGTGTTCGAGCTCGAGCGGCGCTTTAATCACCAGCGCTATTTATCCGGACCGGAGCGCGCGGACCTCGCGGCCTCTCTCAAACTTACCGAGACTCAGGTCAAGATCTGGTTCCAGAACCGACGGTATAAAACCAAACGGCGCCAAATGGCGGCCGATCTCCTGGCCTCGGCCCCGGCGGCGAAGAAAGTGGCCGTGAAAGTGCTGGTCCGGGACGACCGGAGACAGTACAGCCCCGGGGAACTGTTGCGACCGCCGCTACTCTCACTGCAGCCGCATTATTATTACCCGTACACGTACTGCCTGCCCGCCTGGAGCCCGTCCTCCTGCACTGGAACCCAGTGA